The Macrobrachium rosenbergii isolate ZJJX-2024 chromosome 46, ASM4041242v1, whole genome shotgun sequence genome has a window encoding:
- the Rpn2 gene encoding 26S proteasome non-ATPase regulatory subunit 1: protein MGFITSAAGILALLDENEDELRIFALERLNEITDTFWPEIADSIQKIEKLEENGSFPKRELAALVVSKVYFHLGSYLDSLTYALRSGPMLHQDPNQLYIDTIKVHAIDHYIKLRAQKDTKMDPRLESLLNSMFKRCISDQQYRHAIGIALETHRMDWFREAIMTSDDIVGSLTYSYKIAMQYIEQRRFRDEVLEQLVSLYQGLDTPDYVNMCQCLIHLDKPHEVASILDKLIKNDSLKSEAMDNELMAYQIGFDLYESATQDLLSHVSQGLRTTAPVPWLLKDIDATTPSTALTTSSSQNEGGTAGSSEEEDKSGGGGTTEDESGDVPMTEEKTLDDLTELEKTHQTRVEKLARILSGEMTIEQHLQFLIANNHTDMLILRHSKEAVRQSVCHTATVIANAFMHCGTTSDQFLRDNLEWLSRATNWAKMTATASLGVIHRGHEKEALTLMQAYLPKESNSPGYAESGSLYALGLIHANHGANIIEYLLNQTKDATSDIVRHGGCLGLGLAAMGTQRTDVYEQLKYSLFQDDAVTGEAAGLAMGLVMLGSANEQAVSDMVNYARDTQHEKILRGLAQGIALTMYGQQDQADVLITELSEDKDAILRRAAMYTVAMAYCGTASTPAMKRLLHVAVSDVDNDVRRAAVEALGFLLFRSPEQIPSMVSLLSESYNPHVRYGAAMALGVACSGTGQKEALGLLEPLTNDSVNFVRQGALIASAFVLIQQTEATCSKIKDFRQLYAKVITDKHEDSIAKFGAILAQGIVDAGGRNMTISLQSRTGHTSMTSVVGMFVFTQFWYWFPLAHFLSMAFTPTCLIGLNSELKMPKMQFVSNAKPSTYGYPAPLEEKKKEVAEKVTAVLSITAKARKKDDERKKKEQKDEKMDVDEEKEKKEKEEKEKEKEKEEKKKEEEKKKEEPSFDMLSNPARVMKAQLKVVRMAEGSRYTPVKELNIGGIILMRDTKPEDSEELVQPVPALGPKAEEETEPEPPEPFRYEED, encoded by the exons ATGGGCTTCATAACTTCTGCAG CGGGCATATTGGCCCTActagatgaaaatgaagatgaattgcGAATATTTGCCCTGGAGAGGCTCAACGAGATCACAGATACGTTTTGGCCAGAAATTGCTGATTCCatacaaaaaat AGaaaagcttgaagaaaatggCAGTTTTCCAAAGAGGGAACTGGCTGCACTTGTGGTCTCGAAGGTGTACTTCCATCTGGGCTCGTACCTGGACTCCCTCACATATGCCTTGAGGTCAGGCCCAATGCTTCATCAGGATCCAAATCAACTCTACATAGATACTATTAAAG TTCATGCCATTGACCACTACATAAAACTCCGTGCACAAAAAGACACCAAGATGGACCCACGCTTGGAATCTCTTCTGAACAGCATGTTCAAGCGTTGCATAAGTGACCAGCAGTACCGCCATGCCATTGGCATTGCATTGGAGACGCACAGGATGGATTGGTTCAGAGAAGCCATCATGACCTCT GATGACATTGTTGGGAGTCTtacatattcatacaaaattGCCATGCAGTACATTGAGCAGCGCAGGTTCCGTGATGAAGTCCTGGAACAGCTGGTGTCTTTGTACCAAGGCCTCGATACTCCAGATTACGTTAATATGTGTCAGTGCCTAATACATTTGGATAAGCCACATGAAGTAGCATCCATtctagataaattaataaaaaacgacAGTTTAAAAAGTGAAGCCATG GACAATGAACTGATGGCTTATCAAATTGGGTTTGATTTATATGAGAGCGCCACACAAGATTTGTTGTCTCACGTGAGCCAGGGCCTTCGAACGACTGCGCCCGTTCCCTGGCTATTAAAAGATATAGACGCTACCACCCCTAGCACAGCACTAACCACGTCGTCATCGCAGAATGAGGGGGGAACAGCGGGAAGctcagaggaagaagacaagagtggtGGTGGGGGAACTACAGAAGATGAATCAGGGGATGTACCCATGACAGAGGAGAAGACTCTGGATGATTTG ACCGAACTGGAAAAAACCCACCAAACCCGAGTTGAGAAGTTGGCGAGAATTCTCAGCGGTGAAATGACCATAGAACAGCACCTCCAGTTCCTCATTGCAAACAACCACACAGACATGCTTATATTGAGACACAGCAAAGAAGCAGTACGACAGTCTGTATGCCACACTGCGACTGTCATTGCCAATGCCTTTATGCACTGTGGAACCACCTCAGATCAGTTTCTTCG AGATAATTTGGAATGGCTTTCAAGGGCAACAAACTGGGCTAAAATGACAGCCACCGCTTCTCTTGGCGTTATACACCGAGGTCATGAGAAGGAGGCGCTCACTCTTATGCAAGCCTACCTTCCGAAGGAATCGAACAGCCCCGGATATGCTGAGAGTGGCTCATTGTATGCGTTAGGATTGATACATGCTAACCATGGGGCAAACATCATTGAATATCTCCTCAATCAGACAAAGGATGCCACAAGTGAT ATTGTGCGTCATGGAGGATGCCTTGGGCTTGGATTGGCCGCCATGGGTACCCAGCGCACAGATGTGTATGAACAGCTGAAGTATTCCCTTTTCCAAGATGATGCAGTAACTGGAGAAGCTGCCGGGTTGGCTATGGGCTTGGTAATGTTGGGTTCAGCCAACGAGCAGGCTGTGTCTGACATGGTGAACTACGCAAGAGACACCCAGCACGAGAAGATTTTGCGAGGATTGGCCCAAGGCATTGCTCTTACCATGTATGGCCAGCAGGACCAAGCTGACGTGCTTATTACGGAGCTCAGTGAAGATAAGGATGCCATTTTGAGAAGAGCTGCCATGTACACAGTTGCAATGGCATATTGCGGCACAGCATCTACTCCTGCGATGAAAAGATTGTTACACGTGGCCGTCTCAGATGTGGACAATGATGTCAGAAGAGCAGCTGTTGAAGCTCTAGGGTTCTTGTTATTCAGGTCGCCAGAACAGATACCAAGTATGGTGTCACTGTTATCAGAATCTTATAATCCCCATGTGAGGTATGGTGCAGCCATGGCTCTGGGCGTTGCCTGCTCAGGAACTGGACAAAAGGAAGCGTTGGGTCTTCTTGAACCTCTCACAAATGATTCTGTCAATTTTGTACGTCAAGGCGCGCTCATAGCTTCTGCTTTTGTGCTGATCCAGCAGACCGAAGCAACGTGCTCCAAGATCAAAGACTTCCGTCAGTTGTACGCCAAGGTGATCACAGACAAGCATGAAGATTCCATTGCAAAGTTCGGCGCCATCCTTGCACAGGGCATCGTTGATGCTGGTGGCCGAAACATGACCATCTCCCTCCAGTCCCGAACAGGTCATACCAGCATGACCTCAGTTGTTGGAATGTTTGTCTTTACACAGTTTTGGTACTGGTTCCCACTGGCTCATTTCTTGTCCATGGCCTTCACCCCTACCTGTCTCATTGGCCTTAATTCAGAACTGAAGATGCCCAAAATGCAGTTTGTTTCTAATGCCAAGCCTTCCACCTACGGCTACCCCGCTCCcttagaagagaagaagaaggaagtggCTGAGAAAGTCACAGCAGTGCTTTCTATAACTGCAAAAGCAAGAAAGAAGGAcgatgaaaggaagaagaaggaacagaaggaTGAGAAAATGGATGTGgatgaagagaaggagaagaaagaaaaggaggaaaaagaaaaggagaaagagaaggaagagaagaaaaaagaagaggagaagaagaaagaagagccATCCTTTGACATGCTTAGTAATCCAGCTCGTGTGATGAAGGCCCAGCTTAAAGTTGTCCGCATGGCAGAGGGTTCCCGATACACGCCGGTCAAAGAACTTAACATCGGAGGAATTATTTTGATGAGAGACACGAAACCTGAGGATAGTGAAGAGCTTGTCCAACCAGTACCTGCTTTGGGTCCTAAggcagaagaagaaacagaaccAGAGCCTCCAGAACCCTTCAGATACGAGGAGGATTAA